The following proteins are encoded in a genomic region of Rhodopirellula islandica:
- a CDS encoding patatin-like phospholipase family protein — MQEPSLDPPPPTFPYPLQKPSSRDGDDLLVDWIRNHSSYLTIGSLAAKLGRVAAFIGGTANNWFLLIPWMLGVAYAIGVNHFRILDHPVTGWFWLTLAISIVVGIVFRNRGTTTPDEKSVYKERRRWNPTSLPSRILGCILLAGGIAVIVVLVPMTVEWIRDSGRYGRGSSWTLAGLLGAIAASLGAIQSLISNRMRWVLMLLQIFAALVGIGILLVALLVAEEFIVYGNVFRFIAYPGSAYFSLFNPILVAIVLSFACVGIGVCVYLRGYQVFVDGKWWKLDWTIRYQLLSAIAFVGVWAGVGLWMTGGDLPVLPQDFEQNLAKVRSDVGRQTRPISRFASVVPAISLSSLGADESRSSNPLVVNASIGQVVVEPTAANRPDSALTPQSTVWDPRTALDELFPETKSLFDELARRRIRLSEHYNLRPHGLFGADTAIENRDDWAIDYFDAAQRFVDLAGELGDLPPTHLAQLRSIVSEINRVDLKERLSTRFKNDSTEITQQLLLMQVIAEAAYQIQRQTLVDIGLPVSRDGNIDLAGLKSLIRTECSASTADDILTRLKKRTVNAYHQAEYAKLAERDTDNLQAFNRSGQTIASKGQIQLVPKPLDSGLEQELKSQIRVEVLCCILCQLDQATLSQLEVTDLAVGPESKPKAATLLELLQMSDHDLIVLATQCNEAAEPVERHHLALSLVLRRALDASGEERLDWLRDVGQLARPLIGFDSDQLKAYQWDPAQRWSKENLARGIMARFAVASNRPTEVVAADDVVLAIKNGGVPLADIGSLRSRVMNQALWPKTHLFLVMGLLIVLFGFFVDVNANSMHNYYRNHLVNAFFVTRPRSNADNSRKTGSASALPPPDVIVPDSVNEFRLTQLSPKGCAAPYLIVNGALNLQAVDDPKLRDRMCDPFFFSKRFCGSVRTSFLRSGLFEQVHREMNLGTAMAISAAAVAPNMGRRTNGFLVFIMTLLNVRLGYWVPNPSSISGSGSKGTSGNGIGQSESAEDSVAPVKAVNLPTRSFVVDWETVFQAELEDEISARRVVAYPESSERDSRLKELTNPDERNLMGLALSGGGIRSASFALGVLQALSDIGVFRHIDYLSTVSGGGYIGCGLSVAMARDFVNADDDSNGDVGNDGNRSEQQPERVFHDENGNAYANRRLSAVYYARELTSNLNTDNDWINVSDGGHIENLGAFELLRRRCRLIIVSDAEADPNYQFDGLATLIRLAKLELNTEIEIEVAPIRPHWPTDQSGRPIESKTSIRDYHSQSPFAIGTITYPPGDSAVNAPSTQATLVYLKSSVTGNEELPISEYRDRHPDFPHQPTSDQFFDQDQFDAYRLLGCKIALEAFGNGNMDAETQPAVFNSYDKLRAWLDGNFQETNTN; from the coding sequence ATGCAAGAGCCTTCACTCGACCCGCCGCCTCCGACATTTCCCTACCCGCTGCAAAAACCATCGTCCCGAGATGGGGATGATCTGTTGGTGGACTGGATTCGCAACCATTCCAGCTACCTGACCATCGGCAGCTTAGCGGCCAAACTCGGTCGCGTGGCCGCGTTTATCGGCGGCACGGCAAACAATTGGTTCCTGCTGATTCCATGGATGTTGGGAGTTGCTTACGCAATTGGCGTCAACCACTTTCGAATCCTGGACCACCCGGTCACGGGTTGGTTCTGGTTGACACTCGCAATCAGCATCGTGGTTGGCATCGTTTTTCGAAATCGGGGAACGACGACGCCGGACGAAAAGTCAGTATACAAAGAACGTAGACGATGGAACCCGACCTCGTTGCCCTCTCGCATCTTGGGATGCATCCTCTTGGCGGGTGGCATTGCCGTGATTGTTGTGCTGGTGCCAATGACAGTCGAATGGATTCGCGATTCGGGCCGCTACGGTAGAGGCAGTTCCTGGACGCTCGCCGGACTTCTGGGGGCAATCGCTGCATCGCTGGGCGCGATCCAAAGTCTGATTTCCAATCGAATGCGATGGGTATTGATGCTCTTGCAGATCTTCGCGGCGTTGGTCGGCATCGGAATCTTATTGGTCGCTCTGCTGGTCGCCGAAGAGTTCATTGTTTACGGGAATGTTTTTCGTTTTATTGCTTACCCCGGTTCAGCCTATTTCTCGCTGTTCAACCCAATCCTGGTCGCCATCGTTTTGTCCTTCGCGTGCGTCGGTATCGGTGTGTGTGTCTATCTCAGGGGTTACCAAGTCTTCGTTGACGGCAAATGGTGGAAGCTCGATTGGACCATCCGATATCAGCTTCTTTCAGCAATCGCATTCGTGGGCGTTTGGGCTGGTGTAGGACTGTGGATGACCGGTGGCGACTTGCCGGTGCTCCCTCAGGATTTTGAGCAAAATCTTGCGAAGGTCCGTTCGGACGTAGGTCGACAAACGCGACCGATTAGCCGATTCGCCAGCGTGGTTCCGGCGATTTCTCTTTCGAGCCTAGGCGCTGACGAGAGTAGGTCCTCGAACCCGTTGGTGGTCAACGCCTCGATCGGACAGGTCGTAGTTGAGCCAACCGCCGCAAACCGACCTGACAGCGCATTGACGCCACAGTCGACCGTCTGGGATCCGAGAACAGCCCTTGACGAACTGTTCCCTGAAACAAAGAGCCTGTTTGATGAATTGGCACGCCGTCGCATTCGGCTGTCCGAGCACTACAACCTTCGGCCGCACGGATTGTTCGGTGCGGACACCGCGATCGAGAACCGTGACGATTGGGCGATCGACTATTTCGATGCGGCTCAGCGGTTTGTCGATCTGGCGGGCGAACTCGGCGACCTGCCGCCAACTCATCTCGCACAGCTTCGATCAATTGTGTCGGAAATCAATCGAGTAGATTTGAAGGAAAGGTTATCTACCCGGTTCAAGAACGACTCGACAGAAATAACTCAACAATTGTTGCTGATGCAGGTCATAGCTGAAGCGGCCTATCAAATTCAACGACAAACGTTGGTAGACATAGGACTTCCAGTGTCCCGCGATGGCAACATAGATCTTGCCGGACTAAAAAGCCTGATTAGAACGGAGTGTTCGGCGTCAACCGCTGATGACATTCTGACTCGGCTAAAGAAACGGACCGTCAACGCCTATCACCAAGCGGAATACGCGAAATTGGCGGAGCGGGACACAGACAATTTACAGGCGTTTAATCGGTCGGGGCAAACGATCGCCTCAAAGGGGCAAATCCAGCTTGTTCCAAAACCGCTCGATTCTGGTTTAGAGCAAGAATTAAAGAGCCAAATTCGTGTTGAAGTACTTTGCTGCATCCTCTGTCAGTTGGACCAGGCGACACTCAGTCAATTGGAAGTGACGGATCTCGCCGTTGGCCCCGAATCAAAACCAAAGGCCGCCACACTGCTTGAATTGCTTCAAATGAGCGATCACGACTTGATCGTCTTGGCAACCCAATGCAACGAAGCTGCCGAGCCAGTCGAGCGACATCATCTTGCATTGTCGCTGGTACTGCGAAGAGCGTTGGACGCCAGTGGCGAGGAACGGTTGGACTGGTTGAGGGATGTTGGTCAACTGGCACGACCTTTGATTGGCTTCGATAGCGACCAATTGAAAGCTTATCAGTGGGATCCCGCACAACGGTGGAGTAAGGAAAATTTGGCCCGCGGAATTATGGCTCGATTCGCGGTGGCGAGTAATCGCCCCACAGAGGTTGTCGCTGCTGACGACGTAGTTTTGGCGATCAAGAACGGTGGTGTGCCGCTGGCAGATATCGGATCGTTGCGTTCTAGAGTCATGAATCAGGCTCTCTGGCCGAAAACGCATTTGTTCCTGGTCATGGGGTTGCTCATTGTGCTGTTCGGTTTCTTCGTCGACGTCAACGCAAACTCGATGCACAACTACTATCGGAATCATTTGGTAAACGCATTCTTTGTCACTCGACCGCGATCAAATGCGGACAATTCTCGCAAGACTGGATCCGCAAGTGCTTTGCCGCCGCCTGACGTAATCGTTCCGGACTCCGTAAATGAGTTTCGATTGACGCAGCTTTCACCGAAGGGCTGTGCCGCCCCGTACTTGATCGTCAACGGCGCGCTGAATCTTCAAGCGGTCGACGACCCGAAACTCCGTGACCGCATGTGCGATCCCTTCTTTTTCAGCAAGCGATTCTGCGGCAGTGTTCGAACCAGTTTTTTACGATCGGGGCTGTTTGAGCAAGTTCACCGTGAGATGAATTTGGGCACCGCGATGGCGATCTCGGCCGCTGCGGTCGCGCCTAACATGGGGCGGCGAACCAACGGCTTCCTGGTGTTTATCATGACCCTGCTCAACGTGCGGTTGGGATACTGGGTGCCGAATCCATCGTCGATTTCAGGAAGCGGGTCAAAGGGGACAAGCGGCAACGGCATTGGCCAGTCCGAGTCCGCTGAGGATTCGGTCGCCCCAGTGAAAGCAGTTAATTTGCCCACGAGGTCGTTCGTCGTGGATTGGGAGACCGTCTTTCAAGCCGAATTAGAAGATGAGATATCGGCTCGGCGAGTCGTAGCCTATCCAGAATCGTCCGAGCGAGATTCGCGACTGAAAGAGTTAACAAATCCCGACGAAAGAAATCTGATGGGACTGGCGTTGTCGGGAGGCGGAATCCGTTCGGCGTCCTTCGCTCTCGGCGTGCTTCAAGCACTCAGCGATATAGGAGTCTTCCGACACATTGATTATCTCTCAACCGTATCCGGCGGCGGATATATCGGTTGCGGCTTGAGCGTCGCGATGGCTAGAGACTTCGTTAACGCCGATGACGATTCGAATGGCGATGTTGGCAACGATGGCAATCGCAGCGAACAACAGCCCGAAAGGGTTTTCCATGACGAGAACGGGAATGCGTATGCGAACAGGCGATTGTCAGCGGTTTATTATGCTCGCGAATTGACCAGCAACTTGAACACAGACAACGACTGGATCAACGTGAGCGACGGAGGACACATCGAAAATCTAGGTGCGTTCGAATTACTCAGGCGACGGTGTCGTCTGATCATTGTCAGTGATGCCGAGGCGGATCCGAACTACCAGTTTGATGGTTTGGCAACACTCATCCGATTGGCCAAACTTGAACTGAATACGGAGATTGAAATTGAGGTAGCCCCAATTCGGCCTCATTGGCCCACGGACCAGTCAGGAAGGCCGATAGAGTCCAAGACAAGTATTCGCGACTATCACTCACAATCACCTTTCGCCATCGGCACGATTACGTACCCACCGGGCGACTCAGCTGTGAACGCTCCATCAACACAGGCGACTCTCGTTTATCTAAAATCATCAGTGACTGGGAACGAAGAATTACCAATTTCCGAGTACCGCGACCGACACCCTGATTTTCCGCACCAGCCAACATCTGATCAGTTTTTTGATCAAGACCAGTTCGACGCTTACCGACTTCTCGGATGCAAAATCGCTCTGGAAGCATTCGGTAATGGGAATATGGATGCTGAAACACAACCTGCGGTATTCAACAGCTACGATAAACTTCGAGCGTGGCTCGACGGAAATTTTCAGGAGACCAACACGAACTAA
- a CDS encoding metallophosphoesterase family protein: protein MFRILHISDLHASESDKWKTDSVLREARKKLVEQCSENPVDVVAFTGDIANRGSRKEYDIAEQWIERTCLNKDGLNLEADRLLFVPGNHDVDRAKRSVVAKALEATLCEVKNQDDVATVFNDKASRDALFDRHWQYKKFIKKVTGKSLSTEGAWTRCFSFESSSIAFHGLNSSWLCRDDSDQRRLLVGDAQLSCLGEDIDKGDVSIALAHHPHPDLMEFDEDTFENFLRNHADMFLRGHLHKPDVVNKETSSGGYLEIAAGSLYHGAKAPNRFNIIDISRSLTEVTISTFVWQNDRWILDRNAFADSNDGLGRYTLPDRKSAGASKENQREELTAGIIRTDPFLNAEIGDGEDAKAATDSPRTNLLNRFPRFSVKATKQHAAIRHDAMSRSEWAIENERVLRLFADWGSDPDAFLASLTQRLKNDGFTTFLHARCGNVVSGKDLQTRLSKYAGTSAVELGAALRSEDKTILILDELSFDEEFNNENSSLFATIRAFLDYCSNLSVICVAHGRVPRNHLPSGVVPLTVLDDADTREYLENHETRPVRLDDVFDYSRIRRATGGVIRRIDDFVDAIRYTDFDGAIASIAEHTNSADHDLPTEVIDAIAMMASSEEDDHKRAYSLLSVLCILDHGETLKTIKRIRQQSPLWARHATTLEDAGILDVSPSVASNIEEDSLARSAGGEKILHVPRLIRDHVLSIMPRDYRIELLKKTCSVFFGSDWRVGGIRPKPRSSEAGMTSYIATSNELCVIRSVLLEAASGEELVPCTGEEAARLALRFTSYLNSKGLYGEAYESAKEALSIIGDSHAYDSMANVRDELKLLAAKCARMVGEHTASIRLLKETLEVSKNAGLKQRTKAILIAMALAYESLGMEHEAEETAEEVVRMSGNNTADYLQAKAIIAKYNCNSEGEAIKALKRLMQRARGHGHHTVGDNIAIEIASRSSAVNEILKQLASVRTRHDREYNFVRATIRRIETLLNSNRLSDISTLDREDLKVCYSLTFSQRMRGMFNWCNRVIWELANQSDDEDLFFRLYWHSSFFWRLHQDVASEEKFSRKLVERFPLPISGPTLSPAQLTILRYCSARLKTLSFGPTLVPLN from the coding sequence ATGTTTCGAATTCTTCATATCTCCGACCTCCATGCGAGCGAATCCGACAAATGGAAGACCGACTCTGTCCTGCGAGAAGCACGAAAAAAGCTCGTCGAGCAATGCTCTGAAAACCCGGTCGACGTCGTCGCCTTCACGGGGGACATCGCCAACAGGGGCTCGCGAAAGGAGTACGACATTGCTGAGCAATGGATTGAACGGACATGTTTGAACAAGGACGGACTGAACCTGGAAGCTGATCGTCTCCTTTTTGTTCCAGGAAACCACGATGTAGACCGTGCTAAGCGGTCGGTTGTCGCAAAAGCACTGGAGGCTACGCTTTGCGAGGTCAAGAACCAAGACGATGTTGCGACAGTTTTCAATGACAAGGCGTCTAGGGACGCACTATTTGATCGTCACTGGCAGTATAAAAAGTTCATCAAAAAGGTCACCGGTAAGAGCTTAAGCACTGAAGGTGCATGGACACGTTGCTTCTCGTTCGAGTCATCCTCGATTGCTTTCCATGGGCTCAATTCTAGCTGGCTGTGTCGAGACGATTCTGATCAACGTCGCCTTCTGGTGGGGGACGCTCAGCTTTCGTGTCTGGGCGAGGATATCGACAAAGGCGACGTATCTATTGCGCTCGCCCATCACCCGCACCCCGACCTTATGGAATTTGACGAAGATACTTTCGAGAATTTCTTGCGCAATCATGCTGACATGTTTTTGCGAGGCCACCTGCACAAGCCCGATGTGGTCAATAAAGAAACGAGTAGTGGAGGATACTTAGAAATAGCCGCTGGATCACTGTATCACGGGGCAAAAGCGCCGAACAGATTCAACATCATTGACATTTCGAGATCCCTGACCGAAGTGACTATTTCCACGTTTGTCTGGCAGAACGACCGTTGGATTCTCGACAGGAATGCTTTTGCGGACAGCAACGATGGGCTTGGTCGCTACACCCTTCCAGACAGAAAGTCAGCGGGTGCTTCGAAGGAGAACCAACGCGAAGAACTTACTGCAGGGATCATACGGACGGATCCTTTTCTAAATGCGGAAATAGGTGATGGAGAGGATGCTAAGGCAGCAACAGATAGTCCGCGAACCAACTTGCTAAATCGCTTCCCCCGCTTCAGCGTCAAAGCTACGAAACAGCATGCTGCGATCCGCCACGACGCGATGTCTCGATCTGAGTGGGCAATCGAAAACGAAAGAGTGCTTCGATTGTTCGCAGATTGGGGGTCAGACCCTGACGCATTCCTTGCGTCTTTGACGCAACGTCTAAAGAATGACGGCTTCACTACCTTTCTTCACGCTCGATGTGGGAACGTGGTATCGGGAAAAGATTTGCAGACCCGACTTAGCAAATATGCAGGTACATCGGCTGTAGAACTTGGTGCGGCGTTACGAAGTGAAGACAAAACAATCCTCATCCTAGATGAGCTGTCTTTCGACGAAGAATTTAATAACGAAAACAGTTCTTTGTTTGCTACCATTAGAGCTTTCCTTGACTATTGCAGTAACTTATCTGTTATCTGCGTAGCACATGGACGTGTCCCCCGGAACCATCTGCCAAGTGGGGTGGTGCCGCTGACTGTCTTGGATGATGCTGACACCCGTGAATACTTGGAGAATCACGAAACTAGGCCAGTTCGGCTAGATGACGTTTTCGACTACAGCCGTATACGCCGTGCAACTGGTGGCGTCATTCGACGAATTGATGATTTCGTCGATGCAATACGCTACACAGACTTCGATGGAGCGATAGCGAGCATAGCAGAGCACACAAACAGTGCTGACCATGACTTGCCTACAGAGGTCATTGATGCGATTGCGATGATGGCGAGTTCAGAAGAAGACGATCACAAACGCGCTTACTCGCTACTGTCAGTGCTCTGCATTCTTGACCACGGCGAAACACTTAAAACGATTAAACGAATTAGGCAGCAGTCTCCTCTGTGGGCACGACACGCTACTACTTTGGAGGATGCTGGGATCCTGGACGTCTCGCCCTCGGTGGCAAGCAATATCGAAGAGGATTCTCTGGCTAGATCCGCTGGAGGTGAAAAAATACTCCATGTACCTCGTCTGATTCGGGATCATGTTCTTTCTATCATGCCACGGGACTATCGGATTGAGTTGCTTAAGAAGACATGCTCAGTATTTTTTGGCTCCGATTGGAGAGTAGGCGGAATTAGACCGAAGCCTCGTTCGTCGGAGGCGGGGATGACTTCTTACATCGCAACAAGCAACGAGCTTTGCGTTATTCGAAGCGTCTTATTGGAGGCTGCGAGTGGTGAAGAATTGGTTCCGTGCACAGGGGAAGAAGCCGCCCGCCTTGCATTGCGGTTTACCAGCTACCTCAATTCCAAAGGGCTATACGGCGAAGCGTACGAATCAGCTAAGGAAGCACTTAGCATCATCGGCGACTCGCATGCCTATGATAGCATGGCAAACGTACGCGATGAGCTAAAGTTGCTTGCCGCCAAGTGTGCTCGCATGGTCGGCGAACATACTGCGAGCATTCGATTGCTGAAGGAAACGCTTGAAGTCTCGAAAAACGCCGGATTAAAGCAACGCACTAAGGCGATACTCATCGCTATGGCATTGGCGTATGAGAGCCTCGGCATGGAGCATGAAGCCGAGGAAACGGCTGAGGAAGTCGTTAGGATGTCGGGTAACAACACCGCTGACTACCTGCAGGCAAAGGCGATAATTGCCAAGTACAATTGCAACAGCGAAGGCGAAGCTATCAAGGCACTCAAAAGGCTTATGCAACGTGCTCGGGGACATGGTCACCATACAGTCGGCGACAACATCGCGATTGAGATTGCTTCAAGATCTTCTGCAGTAAATGAAATTCTTAAGCAGCTTGCTTCTGTTCGAACTAGGCACGATAGAGAGTATAACTTTGTGCGAGCCACAATTCGACGAATCGAAACCCTTCTTAATAGCAATCGACTATCAGATATTTCGACGCTTGATCGCGAGGATCTCAAAGTTTGCTACTCGCTAACTTTTTCGCAGCGGATGCGAGGGATGTTTAATTGGTGCAATCGAGTTATTTGGGAACTTGCGAATCAAAGCGACGATGAGGACTTGTTTTTCCGTTTGTATTGGCACAGTTCTTTTTTCTGGCGGCTTCATCAAGACGTCGCATCCGAAGAGAAGTTTTCGCGGAAGCTTGTCGAGCGGTTTCCTCTTCCGATTTCAGGCCCGACACTCTCACCGGCACAGCTAACAATCCTGCGCTACTGCAGTGCAAGACTAAAGACGCTTTCGTTTGGCCCAACACTGGTGCCGCTCAACTGA
- a CDS encoding tyrosine-type recombinase/integrase → MPRQPKPFFRKQTQSWYFSTGGQQINLGKDKDAAFAKFHQMMADPATIATDNTTLYELSQTYLDWVQTNRKKATYDRSLHYLKSFIDKVGKQLKVTHLKPFHVNRWIDKPTWNSTSRADAIGVVQRNLNWAVEQGYLLRNPIAGMRKPKKKRRDVFYTHEQWQQIREHAKAPFDDLLDFLYCTGCRPIEARTIEARFILDDMVIFPTDQSKGETEPRVIYLVPKAAEILARLATKHPTGHVFRNSKDRSWTKDSIKCRLDRISKKVKFHVIAYGARHSWATHALTSGGIDSIAAAHLMGHKDPAMVAQVYSHLAKQPEFLRAQAAKAIQGHPTK, encoded by the coding sequence ATGCCAAGGCAGCCAAAGCCCTTCTTCCGCAAGCAAACCCAGAGCTGGTATTTCTCCACCGGCGGCCAGCAAATCAACCTTGGCAAAGACAAGGATGCGGCGTTTGCAAAATTCCATCAGATGATGGCCGATCCGGCCACCATCGCGACGGACAACACGACGCTCTACGAACTGAGCCAAACTTACCTGGACTGGGTGCAGACCAACCGCAAAAAGGCGACCTACGACCGCAGTTTGCACTACCTGAAGAGCTTCATCGACAAGGTCGGGAAGCAACTCAAGGTCACCCATTTGAAGCCCTTCCACGTCAATCGGTGGATCGACAAACCGACCTGGAACTCGACAAGCCGCGCCGACGCGATCGGCGTAGTCCAACGAAATCTCAACTGGGCAGTGGAGCAAGGCTATCTGCTCCGCAACCCGATCGCCGGGATGCGGAAGCCGAAAAAGAAGCGGCGGGATGTGTTCTACACGCACGAGCAATGGCAACAAATCCGCGAACACGCCAAAGCCCCCTTCGACGATCTGCTCGACTTCCTGTATTGCACCGGGTGCCGTCCCATCGAGGCTCGCACGATCGAGGCACGCTTCATCCTCGATGACATGGTCATCTTTCCGACCGACCAATCCAAGGGCGAGACCGAACCCCGCGTGATTTACCTCGTTCCCAAGGCCGCAGAGATCCTCGCTCGGCTGGCGACAAAGCATCCGACAGGACACGTCTTTCGAAATAGCAAAGACCGCTCGTGGACGAAGGACTCGATCAAATGTCGGCTCGACCGCATTTCTAAAAAGGTCAAGTTCCATGTCATCGCTTACGGAGCCAGGCATTCATGGGCGACGCATGCATTGACGTCAGGCGGGATCGACTCCATCGCGGCGGCACACCTCATGGGGCATAAAGATCCGGCGATGGTCGCTCAGGTGTACAGCCACCTCGCGAAGCAGCCAGAGTTCTTACGTGCTCAGGCTGCGAAAGCCATTCAAGGCCATCCAACCAAATGA
- a CDS encoding M28 family peptidase codes for MLTLAVLAFLAFVGVAMWKMLRAPDSTSVVPATLGPVPEQYDADRAMGYLVEICDLGPRPSGSPAMLQQQKLLTEFFEARGGQVRLQRGDIRHPQTGENVPIANLIAAWHPNAPTRFLLCAHYDTRPYPDRDRRNPRGVFVGANDGASGSAALMELSHQFADLPEDIGVDVVLFDAEEFVFGEQSGEYFLGSTLFAQQYLIEPPPVHYRSGVLLDMIGDKELQLLYERNSLRYARDVTKSIWKTAKRLGVKAFVARTRSQAIRDDHLPLNQIAKIPTTDLIDFDYPRPGFRAPQYWHTTQDIPENCSGESLVAVIWVVHEWMLEQRGG; via the coding sequence TTGCTGACTTTGGCGGTTTTGGCCTTCCTGGCTTTCGTCGGGGTCGCCATGTGGAAAATGCTACGAGCCCCTGATTCAACCTCCGTGGTCCCCGCCACGCTTGGGCCCGTCCCCGAACAATACGACGCGGACCGGGCGATGGGATACTTGGTCGAAATCTGTGATCTCGGCCCCCGCCCGTCGGGTAGCCCGGCGATGCTGCAGCAACAAAAATTGTTGACCGAATTCTTCGAAGCTCGAGGCGGCCAGGTCCGCTTGCAACGCGGCGACATTCGGCATCCCCAAACGGGCGAGAACGTTCCGATCGCGAACCTGATCGCGGCCTGGCACCCCAACGCTCCGACCCGGTTCCTGCTGTGCGCTCACTACGACACTCGGCCTTACCCCGATCGTGATCGCCGAAACCCCAGGGGCGTCTTCGTGGGTGCCAACGACGGGGCCAGCGGTTCTGCCGCTCTGATGGAACTGAGCCATCAATTTGCGGACTTGCCCGAGGACATCGGCGTCGACGTGGTGCTGTTTGATGCCGAGGAGTTTGTCTTCGGCGAACAGAGCGGCGAGTACTTCCTGGGATCCACCTTGTTCGCTCAGCAGTACCTGATCGAACCACCCCCGGTGCACTACCGCAGCGGCGTGTTGCTGGACATGATCGGCGACAAGGAATTGCAACTGCTCTACGAACGCAACAGCCTGCGGTATGCCCGCGATGTCACGAAGTCGATCTGGAAGACTGCCAAGCGGTTGGGCGTGAAAGCGTTTGTCGCTCGGACACGCAGCCAAGCGATTCGCGACGATCACTTGCCACTGAACCAAATCGCCAAGATCCCCACCACGGACTTGATCGATTTTGATTACCCCCGACCAGGATTCCGTGCGCCGCAGTATTGGCACACGACGCAAGACATCCCTGAAAACTGCAGCGGCGAAAGCCTCGTCGCCGTGATTTGGGTGGTGCATGAGTGGATGCTGGAACAGAGGGGGGGATAG
- a CDS encoding 4'-phosphopantetheinyl transferase family protein has product MTKTPPLEPHTADSPQPSAAPNHSAKQQSPIQLWYASAAADTPGKIESFCMRWLAQEEHQSAAKFRVASARHQHVIGRGMARFLIADTETPPHQIQFRNLDHGKPIVETPELLRRPFNIAHTKGLVICGLGAEAADEWLGVDIEGLDRKTDPGLAQRYFAPEEIEQLDRVKNGDAKQALFLKIWTLKEAFIKAIGTGLNTPLDQFAFEKAASNSPRLILKDESLAQGRHWQIRNVIPRQGYIAAVALGTKANNVVPKIELFDFRKRMQGS; this is encoded by the coding sequence ATGACGAAAACGCCCCCCCTAGAACCGCACACCGCCGATTCCCCCCAGCCCTCCGCTGCGCCGAATCATTCCGCCAAACAGCAGTCCCCGATCCAGCTTTGGTATGCCTCGGCGGCCGCCGACACACCCGGCAAAATCGAATCGTTCTGCATGCGTTGGCTGGCACAAGAAGAGCACCAATCCGCGGCCAAATTCCGAGTCGCCTCGGCTCGGCACCAGCACGTGATCGGTCGTGGCATGGCCCGCTTCCTGATCGCGGACACAGAAACGCCCCCGCATCAAATCCAGTTCCGCAACCTGGACCACGGCAAACCCATCGTCGAAACCCCGGAACTCTTGCGTCGACCGTTCAACATTGCCCACACGAAAGGGTTGGTGATCTGCGGTCTCGGAGCGGAAGCGGCCGACGAATGGCTGGGCGTCGACATCGAAGGCTTGGACCGGAAAACCGATCCGGGGCTGGCTCAACGTTACTTCGCCCCCGAAGAGATCGAACAGCTCGACCGGGTCAAAAACGGCGACGCGAAGCAAGCCTTGTTCCTCAAGATCTGGACACTCAAAGAAGCGTTCATCAAAGCCATTGGCACGGGGCTGAACACGCCCCTGGACCAATTCGCATTCGAGAAGGCCGCTTCGAATTCCCCGCGATTGATTCTCAAAGATGAGTCGCTTGCGCAAGGCCGGCACTGGCAGATCCGCAACGTGATCCCACGGCAGGGCTACATCGCCGCCGTCGCACTCGGAACGAAAGCCAACAACGTGGTCCCCAAGATCGAACTCTTCGACTTCCGCAAACGCATGCAAGGCTCCTAG
- a CDS encoding VOC family protein, whose protein sequence is MSVVTTLSFGGRTEEAVQHYQSVLDAQVLMLMRFRECPDPSMAKPGLEDKIFHATIRIGSTELMASDVGCDDPNFESGFAGFAFAVRAECIEDAERHFAGLSERGHVLLPLKETFFATRYGIVIDRFGVSWKITVPGDVH, encoded by the coding sequence ATGAGCGTCGTGACCACCTTGAGCTTCGGCGGTCGAACCGAAGAAGCGGTCCAGCACTACCAATCGGTGCTCGACGCGCAAGTGTTGATGCTGATGCGCTTCCGTGAATGTCCCGACCCATCCATGGCGAAGCCTGGGTTGGAGGACAAGATCTTTCACGCGACGATCCGCATCGGATCCACCGAGTTGATGGCCAGCGACGTGGGCTGCGACGATCCCAATTTCGAAAGTGGTTTCGCCGGATTCGCCTTCGCCGTCCGTGCCGAATGCATCGAAGACGCCGAACGTCACTTCGCCGGCTTGAGCGAGCGGGGACACGTCCTGCTTCCACTCAAAGAAACTTTTTTCGCGACCCGATATGGAATCGTGATCGATCGTTTTGGTGTGTCATGGAAAATCACCGTCCCCGGCGACGTCCATTGA